The following are encoded together in the Arcticibacterium luteifluviistationis genome:
- a CDS encoding VCBS repeat-containing protein: MSKYLLTLLAFVLFSCSSSSSDDEIFEIIDSDLSGLDFINVIDETDKVNYFKYMYMYIGGGLAVADFDNDGLEDVFMVSNSNESKLYRNLGDLKFEDVTSLAGIKKRAGFDVGAAVADINNDGWLDIYITRGGWIDENDGFANMLFINNGIAEGESFVTFTEQAKMYGLDDANRGVAATFFDYDRDGDLDVYLSNTPDFEDKSTNVIDLEKVATDPKTLALKGSDKLYNNNGKGFFNDVSLSAGIKADIGFGLSPQVGDLNGDSWPDIYVCNDFRVPDFVYINQQDGTFKDSRNETIKHMSFNSMGADIGDINNDGDLDIMTLDMNPEDHVRAKTTMGMTSQHLFELMVKKDYHHQYMHNMLHLNNGNGTFSEIANMAGVANTDWSWSCLFADYDLDGFNDIYVTNGVFRDVIDRDINNEILQELRRRGRKPTGEDFLEFTKKLPQQKLTNYIYKNNGDLTFKDVSTSWVKESAAFSNGAAYADLDNDGDLELIVSNLNDKMTLLKNLSIENNKGNYVKFKLKGSETNKWGIGATVKLYLKNGQILTRQLVTTRGFLSAVSQVLHFGLAKDAVVERGEVVWSDGKVQELGEIEVNAVTEVKYNPSGVFLLAENTSPMVFKEELSVPFVHKETLFDDFKMQTLAPQRFSQEGPALAVADINKDGIDDFYIGGAANQPGELYLGKRDGGYLLLDQPEFVSDRESEDTDAAFFDVDNDADLDLIVLTGSSELEGGSFANLPRLYMNDGKGSYYRDYDRLPKISGLCTTVKVIDFENDGDKDLFIACRAIPGYYPLSPTHFLLINNGQYFDDMAYSIAPELNKIGMISDAEWVDFNKDGNIDLLLCGEFMGIEVFENNGSQLIRSNKYKSLQNTIGWWNELALDDIDNDGDIDIIAGNRGLNSNYKANTKTPFSVYHNDFDDNGVIDPIYSTFYKGKEVPVRGRVNIIQQIPSWGDRVRTFKEFAEHDMKSLLGSGYKSASKLSAVEFRSGIFKNEKGNYVFEPFIPALQTAPINSILFEDFDGDGQKDLLMAGNNYTYENETTRADAGNGYFLKGSENGTYSYIPNKTHGFWASNDVRALALLNTGSKSSVFVANNNKGTQVFCFK; the protein is encoded by the coding sequence ATGTCTAAGTACCTATTGACTCTACTGGCATTTGTTCTATTCTCATGCAGCTCTTCGTCATCAGACGATGAGATTTTTGAGATCATAGATTCTGATTTATCAGGTCTAGATTTTATAAATGTGATAGACGAAACAGATAAGGTCAACTACTTCAAATACATGTATATGTATATAGGAGGTGGGCTTGCCGTGGCAGATTTTGATAATGATGGCCTGGAAGATGTCTTTATGGTGTCTAATTCTAACGAGTCCAAATTATATCGAAATTTGGGCGATTTGAAATTTGAGGATGTTACCAGTTTGGCAGGAATAAAGAAACGGGCAGGGTTTGATGTGGGTGCGGCCGTAGCCGATATTAATAACGACGGCTGGTTAGATATCTACATCACGCGTGGAGGTTGGATTGATGAAAACGATGGATTTGCAAACATGTTATTTATCAATAATGGCATTGCTGAAGGCGAAAGCTTTGTGACTTTCACAGAGCAGGCCAAAATGTATGGCCTAGACGATGCAAATAGGGGAGTCGCAGCTACGTTCTTCGACTACGATAGAGACGGAGACTTAGATGTTTATTTAAGCAACACACCAGACTTTGAGGATAAATCCACAAATGTAATTGATCTAGAAAAAGTAGCCACAGACCCAAAAACCTTAGCACTTAAAGGAAGCGATAAGCTCTATAATAATAATGGCAAAGGCTTTTTTAATGATGTCAGCCTTTCTGCAGGAATTAAAGCAGATATTGGCTTTGGATTAAGTCCGCAAGTAGGGGATCTAAATGGAGACTCATGGCCAGATATCTATGTCTGTAATGACTTCCGCGTACCAGATTTTGTTTACATCAATCAGCAAGATGGAACCTTCAAAGACAGTAGAAATGAGACCATTAAACACATGTCCTTTAATAGCATGGGGGCAGATATTGGCGATATAAATAATGATGGTGATTTGGATATCATGACTTTAGATATGAATCCAGAAGATCATGTAAGGGCTAAAACTACCATGGGAATGACATCTCAACACTTGTTTGAATTGATGGTGAAGAAGGATTATCATCATCAATACATGCATAATATGCTTCATCTCAATAACGGAAATGGAACATTTAGTGAAATAGCAAATATGGCCGGAGTGGCAAATACAGATTGGAGTTGGTCATGCCTTTTTGCGGATTATGACTTAGATGGATTTAATGATATATATGTAACCAATGGCGTTTTTCGTGATGTGATAGATAGAGATATCAACAATGAAATTCTCCAAGAATTACGAAGAAGGGGTAGAAAACCTACCGGCGAAGATTTTTTAGAATTTACAAAGAAACTTCCACAACAAAAGCTAACAAACTACATCTATAAAAATAATGGCGATTTAACCTTTAAAGACGTTTCTACCTCATGGGTAAAAGAAAGTGCAGCGTTTTCTAATGGAGCCGCTTATGCAGATTTGGATAATGATGGTGATCTAGAATTAATAGTGAGTAATCTTAATGATAAAATGACTTTGCTTAAGAACCTTTCCATTGAAAACAACAAAGGAAATTATGTAAAATTTAAGTTAAAGGGTTCAGAGACTAACAAATGGGGAATTGGTGCAACGGTTAAATTGTATTTAAAAAACGGTCAGATTTTAACTAGACAATTGGTGACAACTCGAGGTTTCTTATCCGCCGTTTCTCAGGTGTTACATTTTGGCTTAGCAAAAGACGCCGTCGTGGAAAGAGGCGAAGTTGTTTGGTCTGATGGAAAAGTGCAAGAGCTTGGTGAAATTGAAGTGAATGCAGTAACCGAAGTGAAGTATAATCCGTCTGGTGTTTTTCTGTTGGCAGAGAATACCTCGCCAATGGTTTTTAAAGAAGAACTATCCGTTCCATTTGTACATAAGGAGACTTTGTTTGACGATTTTAAAATGCAAACCTTAGCTCCGCAAAGATTTTCCCAAGAAGGTCCTGCTTTAGCTGTGGCAGATATTAACAAAGATGGAATAGATGACTTCTATATTGGAGGTGCTGCTAATCAACCCGGAGAACTTTATTTAGGAAAGCGGGATGGTGGATATTTGCTGTTAGATCAACCAGAATTTGTGTCTGATAGAGAGTCAGAAGATACCGATGCCGCATTCTTTGACGTCGATAATGATGCAGATTTGGATCTCATTGTTTTAACGGGTTCAAGTGAATTGGAAGGCGGAAGCTTCGCCAACCTCCCTCGATTATACATGAATGACGGCAAGGGGAGCTACTATAGAGATTACGATCGCCTTCCTAAGATTTCTGGGCTATGTACTACCGTGAAAGTTATTGACTTTGAAAACGATGGAGATAAAGATTTGTTTATTGCGTGTAGAGCCATCCCAGGTTATTATCCACTAAGTCCAACACATTTTTTACTGATTAATAATGGCCAGTACTTTGACGACATGGCTTATTCTATAGCTCCAGAGCTTAATAAGATTGGAATGATTTCCGATGCCGAATGGGTAGATTTTAATAAAGATGGAAATATTGATTTATTATTATGTGGCGAATTTATGGGTATTGAGGTATTTGAAAATAACGGCTCACAATTAATAAGGAGTAATAAGTACAAATCACTTCAAAATACTATTGGCTGGTGGAATGAGCTAGCTTTGGATGATATAGACAATGATGGTGATATCGATATTATAGCTGGTAATCGAGGTCTTAATTCTAATTATAAGGCAAACACAAAAACTCCATTTAGTGTCTATCATAATGACTTTGACGACAATGGAGTTATAGACCCCATTTATTCTACTTTCTATAAGGGTAAAGAAGTCCCAGTTAGAGGCAGAGTGAACATCATTCAGCAGATACCAAGTTGGGGAGATAGAGTACGGACTTTCAAAGAGTTTGCGGAGCATGATATGAAATCGCTACTTGGTTCAGGATATAAAAGTGCTTCCAAACTTTCGGCGGTTGAATTTAGAAGTGGAATATTTAAAAATGAAAAGGGTAATTACGTTTTCGAGCCATTTATTCCTGCTTTACAAACAGCACCAATCAACAGCATTCTTTTTGAAGATTTTGATGGCGACGGTCAAAAAGATTTGCTGATGGCAGGGAATAATTATACCTATGAAAACGAAACCACCCGAGCAGATGCTGGCAATGGTTATTTTCTTAAGGGGAGTGAAAACGGGACTTATAGCTATATACCAAATAAGACGCACGGCTTTTGGGCTAGCAATGATGTAAGGGCGTTGGCTCTTTTGAATACTGGAAGTAAATCATCCGTATTTGTGGCTAATAACAATAAAGGTACTCAGGTCTTCTGTTTCAAATAG
- a CDS encoding RagB/SusD family nutrient uptake outer membrane protein has translation MKNILNNKSRSRFGISTLLVVGSAWIFSSCLDLQEDPGVARLAPGSYSNQAELELGVTGLYSQLETMAQWSTFQVAGWGGDDITTHRASNKADFREYDQRAVSPLNARSASNWRDIYAVVRAANSVLANSAELELPNKDVQDALIGEAYFIRGFMFYHLTRIHGEIPLHLDINPQVDLSKSSQVEVYQQIEKDFKQAEAFLPNLYAGVSKGAPRPNKGSATAFLARLYLDWAGYPVKDQSKYALAASSAKSVMDNANSHGFALVQDFESLWTVGNRFNDESLFTVAYSVANGLSNRKYGKLGHPSDKLGWQETFAEIKYFEDMPEGVRKEATYRTDYNWEDFTDQANPVFLKIVGPEGDISLDDFNTDRNDYMMRYAEVLLIYAEAQARAGAANDDAWEALNKIRRRAAGLPFGTPDASVDLNSGDLAELVFTERKWEFAGEWLRWNDLVRLERVEEALSQRGNVKSKTSAGVQLAEPNAIIGSLGLDNYFAPIPQNEIELNPNLK, from the coding sequence ATGAAAAATATATTAAATAACAAATCCAGAAGTAGATTCGGTATTTCCACTTTACTAGTGGTGGGCTCTGCTTGGATATTTTCTTCATGCCTTGACTTGCAGGAAGACCCAGGAGTAGCAAGATTAGCACCGGGTTCATACTCTAATCAAGCGGAATTAGAATTAGGAGTAACAGGTCTATATAGTCAGTTAGAGACTATGGCTCAGTGGTCTACGTTTCAAGTTGCAGGATGGGGTGGTGATGACATCACCACACACAGAGCTAGTAATAAAGCTGATTTTAGAGAGTATGACCAGCGTGCTGTTTCTCCTCTTAATGCTCGTAGTGCCAGTAACTGGAGAGATATATATGCGGTGGTAAGAGCTGCTAATAGCGTACTTGCAAATTCGGCTGAATTAGAATTGCCAAACAAGGACGTTCAAGATGCTTTAATAGGAGAAGCATACTTTATTCGTGGGTTTATGTTTTATCACCTTACAAGGATTCATGGTGAAATACCTCTTCACTTAGACATTAATCCTCAGGTTGATTTGTCTAAGTCTTCTCAGGTAGAAGTTTATCAGCAAATTGAAAAGGACTTCAAGCAAGCCGAAGCTTTTCTGCCTAATTTATATGCTGGCGTAAGTAAAGGTGCACCAAGGCCAAACAAAGGTTCGGCTACGGCATTCTTGGCAAGACTTTACCTAGATTGGGCAGGGTATCCTGTAAAAGATCAATCAAAATATGCACTAGCTGCCAGTTCAGCAAAATCTGTTATGGATAATGCAAATTCTCACGGATTTGCCTTAGTTCAAGATTTTGAAAGCTTGTGGACGGTTGGAAATAGATTTAATGATGAAAGTTTATTTACTGTAGCGTATTCTGTAGCTAACGGCCTTAGTAATCGTAAATATGGTAAACTTGGACACCCTTCTGATAAGCTAGGATGGCAAGAAACCTTTGCGGAGATTAAGTATTTTGAAGATATGCCAGAAGGAGTTCGTAAAGAAGCTACATATAGAACAGATTATAATTGGGAAGACTTTACAGACCAGGCAAACCCTGTGTTTTTGAAAATTGTAGGTCCTGAAGGAGATATTTCTCTTGATGATTTCAATACGGATAGAAACGATTATATGATGCGATATGCTGAGGTTTTATTGATTTATGCAGAAGCCCAAGCAAGAGCTGGAGCTGCTAACGATGATGCTTGGGAAGCCCTTAATAAAATTAGAAGGAGAGCCGCAGGCTTACCTTTTGGAACTCCTGACGCTTCTGTTGACCTAAATTCTGGCGATCTTGCAGAGTTAGTTTTCACAGAAAGAAAGTGGGAATTCGCAGGGGAATGGCTAAGATGGAATGACCTTGTAAGGCTTGAAAGAGTAGAAGAAGCATTGAGCCAAAGAGGAAATGTGAAATCAAAAACTTCTGCTGGTGTTCAATTAGCTGAGCCAAACGCTATAATCGGGTCTTTAGGATTAGATAATTATTTTGCTCCTATTCCTCAAAACGAGATAGAGTTAAACCCGAATTTGAAATAG
- a CDS encoding SusC/RagA family TonB-linked outer membrane protein produces MAICLIGLGFTLSSQAQTKQISGKVTDDSGDPLPGASITIKGTSIGSITNVEGVYTIASKVGDVLVCSFIGYESSEATVNGNTLNFSIAFSENNFDEVVVVGYGTRKKSDVTGSISSISSKDFKDQPIIRVEDALQGRAAGVIVSRTSGSPGEDVKVRIRGVNSITGNNDPLVVIDGIIGATLSALNPNDIESMEVLKDASATAIYGSRGSNGVILVTTKQGSSKPTFSVDYFTAISNVPKQLETLSAGDFANIENQRRISSGGSPIFTDSEVSGLRSSGGTNYQDLFFKTGVSHNVQLSTSGRAGKIGYFMSGNYANQDGIIINNGYKRLSGRLNLTSQINDKLKVGFNMFATNENQFNNLNDRREYQGSLITRALTYDPTTPVRDDNGAYIDFSSRALAHLGYNPIADMNTRTQSAITNRINTNLNLSYQFLESLNFTAIGGFGSSNGSTENYFTTPPLPSANYSGFNSSGIQLSNILTWNKTMGIHDLKVTGVYEIQEGTNKSNGYFANNITVPGGFYLAELNQAAGINNDYSKSGIVSQMVRAEYILKDNLFVTGTVRRDQSSRFRDGFNTGIFPSVAVGYSLTDLPFMKENTAISALKIRAGWGQVGNQNIAPYSTYPSVNINSKYLFDGAQVTPGSSPDGYGNPELTWETTTQSNIGIDVGLFNQRLNLTVDAYQKNTTDLLLQVPVPNFAGGGSVLRNVGEVKNHGVDLNLGGAVINTGGLRWDANLSVSFIKNEVLSLGGPDEIQGSFDNIDGSGRPLNVIQVGQPIGQFYGETFLGTWKTSEAAEATKYGAKPGDAKYQRGADGNIILGAIGNGTPTYSWGFNNTFSYKNFDANIFINGMGGYNVLNVVDGILVGATGNQRSFLSPVQLNQWTPENETEIPVGGQNRTASSRYVEDGTFARLNNLSIGYTLKDIGKIPSIRIYASGQNLVLLTKYTGYDPEGSDKDYDNGNSDSAAGVNVGAYPNPRVLTFGVKFNL; encoded by the coding sequence ATGGCTATCTGCCTAATAGGACTGGGTTTTACTTTGAGTTCGCAAGCTCAAACCAAACAAATAAGCGGTAAGGTGACCGATGATTCAGGAGATCCATTGCCTGGGGCTAGTATTACAATAAAAGGAACTTCGATAGGTTCAATTACAAATGTAGAAGGAGTATATACTATTGCATCTAAAGTAGGTGACGTCTTAGTTTGTAGTTTTATTGGGTACGAATCTTCCGAAGCTACAGTAAATGGAAACACGCTTAACTTTAGTATTGCCTTTTCTGAAAACAATTTTGATGAAGTAGTAGTAGTAGGTTATGGTACTAGAAAGAAAAGCGACGTTACTGGCTCTATTTCTTCTATTAGTTCTAAAGACTTTAAAGACCAACCTATTATACGAGTAGAAGATGCACTTCAAGGTAGAGCAGCTGGTGTAATTGTAAGTCGTACTTCTGGTAGTCCTGGAGAAGATGTGAAAGTAAGAATTAGAGGAGTAAACTCCATTACAGGTAATAACGATCCTCTTGTGGTTATTGATGGTATTATTGGAGCTACGCTTTCAGCCTTAAATCCAAATGATATTGAATCTATGGAAGTCTTAAAGGATGCTTCTGCTACCGCAATTTACGGGTCGCGTGGTTCTAACGGTGTTATTTTGGTGACAACCAAGCAAGGTTCTTCAAAGCCAACTTTCAGCGTAGATTATTTCACGGCAATTTCTAATGTACCAAAACAGCTAGAAACATTAAGTGCTGGAGATTTTGCCAATATTGAAAATCAAAGAAGAATTTCTTCTGGCGGTTCTCCAATATTTACAGATTCAGAAGTTAGTGGTTTAAGAAGCTCAGGTGGAACAAACTATCAAGACTTGTTTTTCAAAACGGGTGTCTCTCATAATGTGCAACTGTCAACTAGTGGTAGAGCTGGTAAAATAGGTTATTTCATGTCTGGTAACTATGCTAATCAAGACGGCATTATTATAAATAACGGATATAAAAGACTAAGTGGACGTCTTAACTTGACTTCACAAATTAATGATAAGTTGAAAGTTGGATTCAATATGTTTGCTACAAATGAGAATCAATTTAACAACCTTAACGATAGAAGAGAATATCAAGGTAGTTTGATAACACGTGCTCTTACTTATGACCCTACTACGCCAGTAAGAGATGATAATGGTGCTTATATAGACTTTTCTTCAAGAGCCTTGGCTCATTTAGGTTATAACCCAATAGCCGATATGAATACAAGAACGCAGTCGGCTATTACAAATAGAATCAATACTAACCTGAATTTGTCTTATCAATTTCTTGAAAGCTTGAACTTTACAGCAATTGGTGGATTTGGTTCATCGAATGGTAGTACTGAAAACTATTTTACTACCCCTCCACTTCCAAGTGCTAATTATAGCGGATTTAATAGTAGTGGTATTCAGTTAAGTAATATCTTGACATGGAATAAAACTATGGGTATTCATGACCTTAAAGTTACTGGAGTGTATGAAATACAAGAAGGTACTAATAAGTCTAATGGGTATTTCGCCAATAACATTACAGTACCTGGTGGTTTTTACTTAGCCGAGCTTAATCAAGCGGCTGGAATAAATAACGATTATTCCAAAAGTGGTATAGTTTCTCAAATGGTGAGAGCCGAATATATATTAAAGGATAATCTATTTGTTACAGGAACTGTTAGAAGAGACCAATCTTCAAGGTTTAGAGATGGTTTCAATACAGGTATCTTCCCTTCTGTGGCAGTAGGTTATAGTCTTACTGACTTACCATTTATGAAAGAGAACACAGCCATCTCTGCTTTGAAAATAAGAGCAGGTTGGGGACAAGTAGGTAATCAAAATATTGCCCCTTACTCTACATACCCTAGTGTAAACATCAATAGCAAGTACCTTTTTGACGGAGCACAAGTTACTCCAGGTTCTTCTCCTGACGGATACGGTAACCCTGAACTTACATGGGAAACCACTACACAGTCAAACATAGGTATAGACGTAGGCTTATTTAATCAAAGGTTAAACCTTACCGTAGATGCTTACCAGAAAAATACGACTGATTTACTTTTACAAGTACCAGTTCCTAATTTTGCAGGTGGTGGTTCTGTATTAAGAAACGTAGGTGAAGTTAAAAATCACGGAGTAGACCTTAACCTTGGTGGTGCGGTTATAAATACTGGAGGATTAAGATGGGATGCTAACCTATCTGTTTCTTTTATTAAAAATGAGGTATTAAGCCTTGGTGGACCAGACGAAATTCAAGGTTCTTTTGATAACATTGATGGTAGTGGTCGTCCACTAAATGTAATTCAAGTAGGACAGCCAATTGGTCAGTTTTATGGAGAAACATTCCTTGGAACTTGGAAAACTAGCGAAGCGGCAGAAGCTACTAAATATGGTGCTAAGCCAGGAGATGCAAAATACCAAAGAGGGGCTGACGGAAACATTATCTTAGGTGCAATAGGTAATGGAACACCAACTTATAGCTGGGGTTTCAATAATACATTCTCTTATAAAAACTTTGATGCCAATATTTTCATTAACGGAATGGGTGGCTATAACGTCCTAAACGTAGTGGATGGTATTTTAGTAGGTGCTACGGGTAACCAAAGAAGTTTCCTCTCTCCTGTTCAATTGAACCAATGGACTCCTGAAAATGAAACAGAAATACCGGTAGGAGGTCAGAATAGAACAGCTTCTTCTAGATATGTGGAAGACGGAACATTTGCCAGACTTAATAACTTAAGCATTGGGTATACCTTAAAAGACATTGGTAAAATTCCATCTATCCGAATATATGCCAGTGGTCAAAACTTGGTCTTACTTACTAAGTATACAGGTTACGATCCAGAAGGTAGTGATAAGGATTATGATAATGGTAATAGTGACTCAGCCGCAGGTGTAAACGTTGGAGCTTATCCAAACCCTAGAGTACTTACTTTCGGTGTGAAATTTAACCTATAA
- a CDS encoding MFS transporter, with the protein MNKKSYLFSFIVAFGGFVFGLDAAIISGTVNFISVEFGLSDLQIGTVVSAPGFGVIFALLATGFFVDKYGRKSTLLIIAFLYLVSAILSASAPNFTFLVAARFLGGLAFTSLSIAAMYIGEIAPAHLRGKLVAMNQVNTVVGLSAAYFINYFILSATQNSDSFIAPYITNENAWRWMLGSEILPALVWFLLLFLVPPSPRWLVMKGRDEEAYQTLKLLYPLAEADKSIIELKQSNDSTDQTLGFFQKLSLLFNTNSKKVLWLALAVSIIQPITGINAILFYAPTVFEQSGVGTDAAFTQAAYIGIVSLIFTFLAFILIDKVGRRPLTILGLVWASLSLGICTYGFHKATYSFTENAINNLSEQHPAYDFKSLEGKLYESDVVFKAEMKTIFGQESYRKLESDLLSQSANLPATLILVGILMFIAAFQLSIGPVLWVILSEIFPTHLRGVAIPAFAFVVSLVSYLVQQFFPWQLTQMGAENIFMFYAVVTTIGAAVLIKILPETKNKTIEEIANSFK; encoded by the coding sequence ATGAACAAAAAGTCATATCTCTTCTCTTTTATAGTTGCATTCGGAGGCTTCGTTTTTGGTTTAGATGCCGCCATCATCTCTGGCACCGTTAATTTCATCTCGGTAGAGTTTGGCCTTAGCGATCTTCAAATAGGAACGGTGGTAAGTGCCCCCGGCTTCGGAGTAATATTTGCATTACTGGCCACGGGCTTCTTTGTAGATAAGTATGGCCGAAAAAGCACACTGCTCATTATCGCTTTTCTATATCTAGTATCAGCAATTTTGTCTGCATCGGCACCCAACTTTACTTTTTTAGTAGCCGCTAGGTTTTTAGGAGGTTTAGCCTTTACCTCACTTTCTATTGCGGCTATGTATATTGGCGAAATAGCACCTGCACATTTACGTGGTAAACTGGTAGCTATGAATCAAGTAAATACTGTAGTAGGCCTATCAGCAGCTTACTTTATAAACTACTTTATTCTGAGTGCTACACAAAATTCTGATTCATTCATTGCTCCATATATAACTAATGAGAATGCATGGCGATGGATGTTGGGCTCTGAAATTCTTCCAGCCTTGGTATGGTTTCTACTCCTTTTCTTGGTTCCGCCGAGTCCTAGATGGCTAGTAATGAAAGGTAGAGATGAAGAAGCCTATCAAACACTCAAGTTATTATACCCTCTGGCAGAAGCAGATAAATCTATCATTGAGCTCAAACAATCAAATGATAGCACTGATCAAACTCTTGGCTTTTTTCAAAAATTATCACTCTTATTTAATACCAATTCAAAGAAAGTCCTTTGGTTAGCATTGGCTGTTTCTATTATTCAACCCATTACGGGCATTAATGCTATCCTATTTTATGCACCTACTGTTTTTGAACAATCTGGTGTAGGCACCGATGCCGCTTTTACGCAAGCCGCATATATAGGAATAGTAAGTCTTATTTTTACCTTTTTGGCGTTCATCCTTATTGACAAAGTTGGCCGCCGACCATTAACTATCCTAGGTCTTGTTTGGGCATCACTTAGTCTTGGAATATGCACTTACGGATTTCATAAAGCTACCTACAGTTTTACAGAAAATGCTATAAATAATTTAAGTGAACAACATCCAGCTTATGATTTTAAATCGCTGGAAGGAAAGTTATATGAGTCTGACGTAGTTTTCAAAGCAGAGATGAAAACGATATTTGGTCAAGAATCATATCGTAAGCTTGAAAGTGACCTACTTTCACAAAGTGCCAATTTGCCTGCCACACTTATTCTGGTCGGCATATTAATGTTTATTGCTGCATTTCAACTCTCTATAGGCCCCGTTTTATGGGTTATCTTATCCGAAATTTTCCCTACACACTTAAGAGGTGTCGCCATTCCAGCATTTGCTTTTGTGGTTAGTTTAGTAAGCTACCTTGTTCAGCAATTTTTCCCTTGGCAGCTTACTCAAATGGGAGCTGAAAATATTTTCATGTTTTATGCAGTGGTAACCACCATTGGTGCGGCAGTACTAATCAAAATATTACCGGAAACTAAGAACAAAACAATTGAAGAAATAGCAAATAGTTTTAAATAA
- a CDS encoding ABC transporter substrate-binding protein — protein MDQKIILRGITWNHSRGISPLQATSQRFTELNPNVEIIWDKRSLQAFADEPIDKLAERYDFLIIDHPWAGFAAKNKVILPLNQHLPKAFIQDLKENSVGHSFESYTFNNDVWALAIDAATPVAASRPDLFAKLGLEIPNTFEELVSLSKKGGVIMPGIPQDTLMNFYMFCCNLGEEVCVSKDEVVSEHIGIKALQMLRMLAVNMPTEIWDWNPIKVYEALSKGDSYYYSPWAYGYANYSRKGYAEHLLDFHDIVDIEGTNGISTLGGTGLAISAKTAHLDTALKYAQMVGSPTCQETVYFESGGQPGHRKAWESEHTNSLANNYFKNTLPTLDRAFLRPRYAGHMYFQDRAGAPIREYLMNGGDEKKILTKLNQVYLKSLEI, from the coding sequence ATGGACCAAAAAATCATACTTAGAGGTATTACTTGGAATCATAGTAGAGGTATTAGCCCATTACAAGCAACCTCTCAAAGGTTTACTGAACTTAATCCAAATGTTGAAATCATTTGGGACAAAAGGTCTCTGCAGGCATTTGCAGATGAGCCTATTGACAAATTAGCAGAACGTTACGACTTTCTTATCATTGACCACCCTTGGGCGGGATTTGCGGCTAAAAACAAAGTTATATTGCCCTTAAATCAGCATTTGCCAAAGGCATTCATACAGGATCTAAAAGAAAACTCGGTTGGTCATTCGTTTGAAAGCTATACGTTCAATAATGACGTTTGGGCTTTGGCTATTGACGCTGCTACGCCCGTGGCAGCTAGTCGCCCAGATTTGTTCGCAAAACTCGGATTAGAAATCCCTAACACTTTTGAAGAATTGGTTTCTCTTTCTAAAAAAGGCGGTGTCATTATGCCAGGAATTCCACAAGATACGCTTATGAACTTTTATATGTTCTGCTGTAATTTAGGTGAAGAGGTATGTGTCTCAAAAGATGAAGTAGTTTCTGAGCATATTGGAATCAAAGCATTACAAATGTTAAGAATGCTGGCCGTAAATATGCCGACAGAAATATGGGATTGGAACCCCATTAAAGTTTACGAAGCTCTAAGTAAAGGAGACAGCTACTACTATTCGCCATGGGCTTACGGATACGCTAATTATAGTCGTAAAGGTTACGCTGAGCATTTATTAGACTTTCATGACATTGTGGACATTGAAGGGACGAATGGAATAAGTACGTTGGGCGGCACTGGACTAGCCATATCTGCCAAAACTGCTCATTTAGACACCGCTTTAAAATATGCTCAGATGGTAGGTAGTCCTACCTGTCAAGAAACTGTTTATTTTGAATCTGGCGGACAACCAGGTCATAGGAAAGCATGGGAAAGCGAACATACTAATTCACTTGCTAACAACTATTTCAAGAACACACTCCCAACATTGGATAGGGCATTTTTAAGACCACGATATGCTGGCCATATGTATTTCCAAGACCGTGCAGGGGCTCCTATTCGTGAATACTTAATGAATGGTGGAGATGAAAAAAAAATACTGACGAAGCTTAATCAAGTTTATCTCAAATCCCTAGAAATATGA